The Desulfuromonas versatilis genome has a segment encoding these proteins:
- the trpA gene encoding tryptophan synthase subunit alpha: MGRIEATFKRLKQLGEAALIPFVTAGDPSLERTEEIIHTLVDAGADLIELGFPFSDPMADGPTIQAASERALAAGTTLPGILQMVARVRRHTNVPIILMGYYNPVFRYGAERFAKDAAAAGVDGLLLVDLPPEEAGEIHGFLRDAGVNLITLLSPTTPPERASRLAASGEGFIYYVSMTGVTGARQVDAGGIETAVRELKAFSPVPVAVGFGISTAADARSVGRFADAVVVGSALVKVIEAYGTSGELLVQVGTFVRGLKSAVRGQAA, translated from the coding sequence ATTGGACGCATCGAGGCGACATTCAAGCGCCTGAAACAATTGGGGGAGGCGGCCCTGATCCCGTTTGTCACAGCGGGTGACCCCAGCCTCGAGCGGACCGAGGAGATCATCCACACGCTGGTCGATGCGGGCGCCGACCTCATCGAGCTCGGTTTTCCGTTTTCCGACCCCATGGCCGACGGGCCCACCATCCAGGCCGCCTCCGAAAGAGCCCTGGCTGCCGGGACCACGCTGCCCGGAATTCTGCAGATGGTCGCGCGGGTCCGGCGGCATACCAACGTTCCCATCATCCTGATGGGTTATTACAACCCGGTGTTTCGCTACGGGGCCGAGCGGTTTGCCAAGGATGCGGCCGCCGCTGGGGTGGATGGCCTGCTGCTGGTCGATCTGCCGCCGGAGGAGGCCGGCGAGATTCACGGCTTTTTGCGGGATGCCGGGGTGAACCTGATTACCCTGCTTTCCCCCACCACCCCGCCGGAGCGGGCCAGCCGGCTGGCCGCGAGCGGGGAGGGGTTTATTTACTATGTCTCCATGACCGGGGTGACCGGAGCCCGCCAGGTCGATGCCGGCGGGATTGAAACCGCGGTTCGCGAGCTCAAAGCCTTCAGCCCGGTTCCCGTGGCGGTTGGCTTCGGTATCTCTACCGCCGCGGACGCCCGGTCCGTCGGGCGTTTCGCCGATGCCGTGGTGGTCGGCAGTGCCCTGGTCAAGGTCATCGAGGCCTACGGCACCTCAGGCGAACTGCTGGTCCAGGTGGGGACATTCGTCCGGGGCCTGAAGAGCGCCGTGCGCGGCCAGGCCGCCTGA
- a CDS encoding 3',5'-cyclic-nucleotide phosphodiesterase produces the protein MPEENRLTVKVLGCYGSRMPGHQTSSLLVNGRLLLDSGTATSLLPLEQQLAIDDILLTHAHLDHIVDLAFLADNVMTLRKTPLRVWGPEQVLEAVQEHLFNDRIWPDFTRLPGPDGPAVELAPLAAGRDARIGGVAVRWVQTNHPVFAAGYCLSQGESAVLFSGDTGVTEELWAMGRCCPGLAAAFVETTFPDRLEGLAHASGHLTPALLAAELRKLDRGSLPIKILHMKPQFLDEILGELSALGEDRLQVLRGGEEFSF, from the coding sequence ATGCCGGAAGAGAACCGATTGACAGTCAAGGTGCTGGGTTGCTACGGGTCGCGCATGCCCGGCCACCAGACCAGCAGTCTGCTGGTGAACGGCCGCCTGCTGCTGGATTCCGGCACCGCCACCTCGCTGCTGCCCCTGGAGCAGCAGTTGGCCATCGACGATATCCTGCTGACCCATGCTCACCTGGATCATATCGTCGATCTGGCCTTTCTGGCGGACAACGTCATGACTCTGCGCAAAACCCCCTTGCGGGTATGGGGGCCCGAGCAGGTTCTGGAGGCTGTGCAGGAGCACCTGTTCAACGATCGGATCTGGCCTGATTTCACCCGCTTGCCCGGGCCGGACGGTCCCGCTGTGGAACTGGCGCCGCTGGCGGCCGGCCGGGATGCCCGGATCGGCGGCGTCGCTGTTCGCTGGGTGCAAACCAACCACCCGGTGTTTGCCGCCGGCTACTGCCTGAGTCAGGGTGAGTCGGCCGTTCTGTTTTCCGGCGATACCGGTGTGACCGAGGAGCTCTGGGCCATGGGGCGCTGCTGCCCGGGGCTGGCGGCGGCATTCGTGGAAACCACCTTTCCCGACCGCCTGGAGGGTCTGGCCCACGCCAGCGGCCATCTGACTCCGGCCCTGCTGGCCGCCGAATTACGCAAGCTGGATCGCGGCTCTTTGCCGATAAAGATTCTGCACATGAAGCCCCAGTTTCTCGACGAGATCCTGGGGGAGCTTAGCGCCCTGGGCGAGGATCGATTGCAGGTCCTTCGCGGCGGCGAGGAATTTTCCTTCTGA
- the accD gene encoding acetyl-CoA carboxylase, carboxyltransferase subunit beta, with protein MAWFRKSKAPIASADTKKMQMPEGVWTKCKNCNEIIYTKEIERNLNVCPKCDYHFRISARARIDLILDAGSFAELDAEMLSVDFLDFKDSKKYKDRIKAAVKKSGPGDAVVCGTGAINGLPVVVSVFDFGFMGGSMGSVVGEKITRAIEKGLEDRRPVIVFSSSGGARMQESILSLMQMAKTSAALAKLKAAGIPFISVLTDPTTGGVTASFAMLGDINMAEPRALIGFAGPRVIEQTIRQKLPDGFQRSEYLLEHGMVDMIVRRQEMKARLSQILRIFTKS; from the coding sequence ATGGCCTGGTTCAGAAAATCCAAGGCGCCCATCGCGTCGGCTGACACCAAGAAAATGCAGATGCCCGAAGGCGTCTGGACCAAGTGCAAAAACTGTAATGAAATCATCTATACCAAGGAAATCGAGCGCAATCTCAATGTCTGCCCGAAGTGCGACTACCATTTCCGCATCAGTGCCCGGGCCAGGATCGATCTGATCCTCGACGCCGGCTCCTTTGCCGAACTGGACGCCGAGATGCTGTCGGTGGACTTCCTCGATTTCAAGGACTCCAAGAAATACAAGGACCGGATCAAGGCGGCGGTGAAAAAAAGCGGCCCCGGCGATGCCGTGGTCTGTGGCACCGGAGCCATCAACGGCCTGCCCGTGGTGGTTTCGGTCTTTGATTTCGGCTTCATGGGCGGCAGCATGGGCTCGGTGGTGGGCGAGAAGATCACCCGGGCCATCGAAAAGGGGCTCGAGGATCGGCGCCCGGTCATCGTGTTCTCCTCCTCCGGGGGGGCCCGCATGCAGGAGAGCATCCTGTCGCTGATGCAGATGGCCAAGACCAGCGCAGCCCTGGCCAAGCTCAAGGCCGCCGGCATCCCCTTCATCTCCGTGCTGACCGATCCCACCACCGGCGGGGTCACGGCCAGCTTCGCCATGCTTGGCGACATCAATATGGCCGAACCCCGGGCGCTGATCGGGTTTGCCGGCCCGCGGGTCATCGAGCAGACCATCCGGCAGAAGCTCCCGGACGGGTTTCAGCGCTCCGAATATCTGCTCGAGCACGGCATGGTCGACATGATTGTCCGTCGCCAGGAAATGAAGGCGCGGCTCTCCCAGATCTTGCGGATTTTCACCAAGAGCTGA
- a CDS encoding bifunctional folylpolyglutamate synthase/dihydrofolate synthase: MGYEQTLDYLYGLQRFGIKLGLENIRLLLERLGHPERDFGIVHVAGTNGKGSVTACLAEILTRAGYRTGHYSSPHLHSFTERIRVDGTAIAEPEVVRLTEELRLLCQDIPVTFFEFTTALALLYFSRRGVDFAVLEVGMGGRLDATNVVMPRLCVITPISLDHAEHLGADLVSIAAEKGGIIKDRVPVVIGRQAPEGLQELRRLARERQASTVIFGADFSAAAEPGGFSYLGLDVQLSGLRPALAGAHQHENLSLSLCAAELLRRQGSAIPEGALRAGVEQVRWPGRLEWWQGRREVLLDGAHNEGGARALAAYLATLEISGVRWVVGLKADKAVASVLAPLLPLVAAVYCTVPPVDQPVAAERLAAEATAAGRPARVFASPADALQAALTERRRGEIVLVAGSLFLVAAAREALSGMLIQSP; the protein is encoded by the coding sequence GTGGGGTACGAGCAGACCCTGGATTACCTCTACGGGCTGCAGCGTTTCGGGATCAAACTCGGGCTCGAGAATATCCGCCTGCTCCTCGAACGCCTGGGGCATCCCGAGAGAGATTTCGGGATCGTGCATGTCGCCGGGACCAACGGCAAGGGGTCCGTCACCGCCTGTCTGGCCGAGATCCTTACCCGGGCCGGTTACCGGACCGGCCACTACAGCTCTCCCCACCTGCATTCCTTCACCGAGCGGATTCGCGTTGACGGCACAGCCATCGCGGAGCCCGAGGTCGTTCGCCTGACCGAGGAGCTCCGCCTGCTGTGCCAGGACATCCCCGTCACCTTCTTCGAGTTCACCACGGCCCTCGCCTTGCTGTACTTCAGTCGGCGGGGAGTCGATTTCGCGGTGCTGGAGGTGGGGATGGGCGGCCGGCTCGATGCCACCAACGTGGTCATGCCTCGCCTGTGCGTGATTACCCCGATCAGCCTCGACCATGCCGAACATCTCGGCGCCGACTTGGTCAGCATCGCTGCGGAAAAGGGGGGGATCATCAAGGACCGGGTGCCGGTAGTGATCGGCCGGCAGGCGCCGGAAGGCCTGCAGGAGCTCCGCCGGTTGGCGCGTGAGCGGCAGGCCTCGACCGTAATTTTCGGTGCGGATTTTTCCGCCGCCGCCGAGCCCGGGGGATTTTCCTACCTGGGGCTCGACGTGCAGCTGAGCGGCCTGCGGCCAGCGCTGGCCGGCGCCCACCAACACGAAAACCTCTCGCTGTCCCTCTGCGCCGCCGAGCTGTTGCGCCGGCAGGGGAGCGCCATCCCCGAGGGGGCGCTGCGGGCCGGAGTGGAGCAGGTCCGCTGGCCCGGCCGGCTCGAATGGTGGCAAGGGCGGCGCGAGGTGCTACTCGACGGTGCGCACAACGAGGGGGGCGCCCGGGCCCTGGCTGCCTATCTGGCCACCCTGGAGATCAGCGGGGTGCGTTGGGTTGTCGGGCTGAAGGCCGACAAGGCCGTCGCTTCGGTGTTGGCCCCGCTGCTCCCCCTGGTGGCGGCCGTGTATTGCACGGTGCCGCCGGTTGATCAGCCCGTCGCGGCCGAGCGGTTGGCCGCCGAGGCCACCGCTGCGGGCAGGCCTGCCAGGGTTTTCGCCTCCCCCGCTGATGCCCTGCAGGCGGCCCTGACCGAGCGCCGCCGGGGAGAGATCGTCTTGGTCGCCGGTTCGCTGTTTCTGGTGGCCGCAGCCCGCGAAGCCCTGTCCGGTATGCTGATCCAGAGCCCCTGA
- a CDS encoding LPS-assembly protein LptD, protein MLFRLLTFFLLIACFGSGCAWGLTLGFVPRANAVLVNDQQVRSLQEYLEARLEEPVDLQIFADGEKLREWISRHRQIDLAVFPEAVFSASPAGEVLPLCQLRRLADEGSGEVDHLVARQGLGAESLERLRLLPGVLGVDESGLAGRSDAPAAPAEATPAVETQPGAGPEPTPEVSGQPAPTAPPQSSIPALPGEGLKDLGEFSPVSLEADQLDFDQANNLYRAAGQVRLRKGGVTLTSDSVTWDDASGVATAEGNVLITEPSGTMEGERVAINLGEDRGRVINGRILLRENNFHIAGAEIEKLGEQTYQVKDGSFTTCDGETPSWKFGAGRLDVTLGEYAKARHVVFYLHELPVFYLPYLIYPVKTERESGLLMPRYGYSDNRGLQLSLAYYQVIDRNMDATFYLDYLSELGVGTGLEYRYIFGEDTAGEATAYHVAGTSGEDDRYALNWNHSGLLPGRVRMAADVEYVSSRDYFEDFGEVSGEYNKDKAQSVLYLSRNWDKSHLGGQLKYTKDLEGDNDLTLQRLPEVRFNLLRQRIADSPLFYEVENSYTYFWRQGGVKGQRLSVRPALAAVFQPGGMLGIEPEIGYRQRFYTTSHDGPGEEQEGIFDFTTRISTQLERIYNRPGKRIEKIRHSLVPEVVYSYIPDEDQSHLPQFDAEDGIGPDNSIEYALTNRFTARLEPENGEFAYHEFLYLRLSQEYDIGESRRDVLDPSDQRRPFSDLRTELILRPTRWSYLDLDSSYDIFYARDGFSAFNLGGGIQDGAGNGLSLDYRYARDAQEYFAGAVDTSWLKPVYLNYQHRYDFTDSKTLEQVLNLEYRAQCWSLFLTLRDRLDDQEYLVSFALSGLGRVAKLGGSLGTTAD, encoded by the coding sequence ATGCTGTTTCGACTGCTGACTTTTTTTCTGCTGATCGCCTGCTTCGGTTCCGGCTGTGCCTGGGGGCTCACGCTTGGCTTCGTCCCGCGGGCCAACGCCGTGCTGGTCAACGATCAGCAGGTCCGCAGCCTGCAGGAGTACCTGGAGGCGCGGCTCGAGGAGCCCGTCGATCTGCAGATCTTCGCCGATGGTGAAAAGCTGCGCGAATGGATCAGCCGCCACCGCCAGATTGACTTGGCGGTATTTCCCGAGGCGGTTTTTTCCGCCAGCCCGGCGGGAGAGGTTTTACCTCTCTGTCAACTGAGACGGCTCGCGGATGAGGGCTCGGGGGAGGTTGATCATCTGGTGGCGAGGCAGGGACTTGGCGCCGAATCCCTGGAGCGGCTTCGCCTGCTCCCCGGGGTGCTGGGCGTTGACGAGTCGGGGCTGGCCGGCCGGTCCGACGCCCCAGCCGCGCCTGCGGAAGCTACGCCCGCCGTCGAAACCCAGCCCGGAGCCGGACCGGAACCGACTCCGGAAGTTTCCGGCCAACCGGCCCCAACCGCCCCGCCCCAGTCTTCCATCCCGGCTCTGCCCGGGGAGGGGCTTAAAGACCTGGGAGAGTTCTCTCCCGTATCCCTCGAGGCCGACCAGCTCGACTTCGACCAGGCCAACAACCTCTATCGGGCCGCCGGTCAGGTCAGGTTGCGTAAGGGGGGCGTGACCCTTACCTCCGATTCAGTCACCTGGGACGACGCCAGCGGGGTCGCCACCGCCGAGGGGAACGTGCTGATCACCGAACCCTCGGGAACCATGGAGGGGGAGCGGGTCGCCATCAATCTGGGCGAAGACCGCGGCCGGGTCATCAATGGCAGGATCCTGCTGCGCGAGAACAATTTTCACATTGCCGGGGCCGAAATCGAAAAACTCGGAGAGCAGACCTACCAGGTGAAAGACGGCAGCTTCACCACCTGCGATGGCGAAACACCCAGCTGGAAATTCGGTGCCGGCCGCCTCGACGTCACTCTGGGCGAGTATGCCAAGGCCCGGCATGTGGTCTTCTATCTGCACGAACTGCCGGTTTTCTACCTGCCCTACCTGATCTATCCTGTGAAGACCGAACGTGAATCCGGGCTGCTGATGCCCCGCTACGGTTACTCGGACAATCGCGGTCTCCAACTCTCGCTGGCCTATTACCAGGTGATCGACCGCAACATGGACGCCACCTTCTACCTGGACTACCTTTCGGAACTCGGGGTGGGGACCGGACTGGAATACCGCTATATTTTCGGCGAAGATACCGCGGGTGAGGCGACCGCCTACCATGTTGCCGGCACCAGCGGAGAGGACGACCGTTATGCCCTGAACTGGAACCACAGCGGCCTGCTGCCGGGCCGGGTGCGGATGGCCGCTGATGTTGAATACGTAAGCAGCCGGGATTATTTCGAGGATTTCGGCGAGGTTTCCGGGGAGTACAACAAGGACAAGGCCCAGTCGGTGCTTTACCTGAGCCGCAATTGGGACAAATCCCACCTCGGAGGGCAGCTCAAGTACACCAAGGACCTCGAAGGGGACAACGACCTGACCCTGCAGCGCCTTCCGGAGGTGCGTTTCAACCTGCTGCGCCAGCGGATTGCCGACAGCCCCCTGTTTTACGAGGTGGAGAATTCCTACACCTACTTCTGGCGCCAGGGGGGAGTCAAGGGGCAGCGACTGAGCGTGCGGCCTGCCCTGGCTGCGGTTTTCCAACCCGGGGGCATGCTGGGGATCGAGCCTGAGATCGGTTACCGGCAGCGTTTTTACACGACTTCCCACGATGGCCCCGGCGAGGAGCAGGAAGGAATCTTCGATTTCACCACCCGTATCTCCACCCAACTCGAAAGAATCTACAACCGCCCTGGAAAGCGGATCGAGAAGATTCGCCACAGCCTGGTTCCGGAGGTGGTTTACAGCTACATCCCCGACGAGGACCAGAGTCACCTCCCCCAGTTCGATGCCGAGGACGGCATCGGTCCCGACAATTCCATCGAGTACGCCCTGACCAACCGCTTTACCGCCCGGCTCGAACCGGAAAACGGGGAGTTCGCCTACCACGAATTTCTCTACCTGCGCCTGTCGCAGGAGTACGACATCGGCGAGAGCCGCCGCGACGTCCTCGATCCGTCGGATCAGCGTCGCCCGTTTTCCGACCTGCGTACCGAATTGATTCTGCGGCCGACCCGCTGGAGTTATCTCGACCTGGACAGCAGCTACGACATATTCTATGCCCGAGACGGTTTTTCCGCCTTCAACCTGGGAGGGGGAATCCAGGATGGCGCCGGCAACGGACTCAGCCTGGATTACCGCTACGCCCGCGATGCCCAGGAATATTTTGCCGGGGCCGTGGACACCTCCTGGCTCAAACCGGTCTATCTCAACTATCAGCACCGCTACGATTTTACCGACAGCAAAACCCTCGAGCAGGTGCTGAACCTGGAATACCGGGCGCAGTGCTGGAGCCTTTTTCTCACCCTGCGCGACCGGCTCGACGACCAGGAATACCTGGTTTCCTTCGCTCTGTCGGGGCTCGGACGGGTCGCCAAGCTTGGCGGAAGTCTTGGCACCACGGCCGATTGA
- a CDS encoding ComEA family DNA-binding protein, translated as MKKMLYLAIIVLAICVSQPANLFAAATAAAGQEQTLVRVNLNQATLQELQTLPGIGKVTAERILEYRAQKQSFATAEEIMAVKGVGKKTFEKIQNLIYVE; from the coding sequence ATGAAAAAAATGCTTTACCTCGCTATTATCGTGCTGGCAATCTGCGTCAGCCAGCCCGCGAACCTATTTGCCGCAGCCACCGCGGCGGCCGGCCAGGAGCAGACGCTGGTCAGAGTCAATCTCAACCAAGCGACTCTCCAGGAACTGCAGACGCTGCCCGGAATCGGCAAAGTTACTGCCGAGCGGATCCTTGAATATCGCGCGCAGAAGCAGAGCTTCGCAACTGCCGAAGAGATCATGGCGGTCAAAGGGGTCGGCAAAAAGACCTTCGAAAAAATACAGAATCTCATTTACGTGGAATAG
- a CDS encoding FtsB family cell division protein: protein MPLLIVLLLLAVAVFGDKGLVQVIKLNSQRAALEDEIRRLEDANQALREEIQALRSDHRRLEAIARREFGMVREDELIYQFRTQEKRPAEQGAVVPPEELQGGPDLAPAPAQ from the coding sequence TTGCCCCTGCTGATCGTCCTGCTGTTGCTGGCCGTGGCGGTATTCGGGGATAAGGGACTGGTTCAGGTGATAAAGCTCAACAGCCAGAGGGCTGCTCTCGAGGATGAGATCCGTCGCCTGGAGGATGCCAACCAGGCCTTGCGGGAAGAAATCCAGGCCCTGCGCTCCGACCATCGTCGCCTGGAGGCCATCGCCCGCAGGGAATTCGGCATGGTCCGCGAGGATGAGTTGATTTATCAGTTCCGCACCCAGGAAAAGCGCCCGGCGGAACAGGGCGCCGTCGTGCCGCCCGAAGAACTCCAGGGCGGCCCGGACCTCGCCCCGGCCCCAGCCCAGTAG
- the argS gene encoding arginine--tRNA ligase yields the protein MKERLKLHIHRALEICYREGSLDSGTFPEFTLEVPAHPEHGDFATNLAMVLARAEKKAPRKIAEALIAALGESDGLWREVSIAGPGFINFFLTNRCWYGVLDEVVRSGESYGRSKNGAGVKVQVEFVSANPTGPLHIGHGRGAATGDAVAALLEAAGYEVQREYYVNDAGNQVAMLGRSIWVRCRELQGETLPFPEDGYKGDYVRDIARSLLAEGQAELAGLDEAQAIALCSDYGVRKMTEWIDGDLREFGVHFDNWYSERTLYQRDLVTKELGKLRERDLTFEQDGALWLRTTDFGDDKDRVLLRSGGEPTYFASDVAYHIEKFERGFDKVIDVWGADHHGYVPRMKAMLAGLGHQPDDLEVLMIQMVNLLRDGQPVTMGKRSGEFVTLREVIDEVGRDACRFFFLTRRSDSQLDFDLALAKKQSNENPVFYVQYAHARVCSINRNAADQGVQAPAMGEVDFDRLVLEEELALAKLLARYPEVVEGAARVLEPHRITFYLQELAAQFHSYYNRQRVLSDDLETSRARLYLVNSIRIVLKNALLLLGVSAPEQM from the coding sequence ATGAAAGAACGCCTCAAACTGCACATCCATCGTGCCCTGGAGATCTGCTACCGCGAAGGGTCGCTCGATTCGGGCACCTTCCCCGAATTCACCCTGGAGGTTCCCGCCCACCCCGAACATGGTGATTTTGCCACCAACCTGGCAATGGTCCTGGCCCGCGCGGAAAAGAAGGCGCCACGAAAAATTGCCGAGGCCCTCATCGCCGCCCTGGGTGAAAGCGACGGCCTCTGGCGAGAGGTTTCGATCGCCGGTCCGGGTTTCATCAATTTCTTTCTCACCAACCGCTGCTGGTACGGTGTGCTGGACGAGGTCGTACGCAGTGGCGAGAGTTACGGCCGCAGCAAAAATGGCGCCGGGGTCAAGGTGCAGGTCGAATTTGTCAGCGCCAACCCTACCGGCCCCCTGCACATCGGCCATGGTCGCGGTGCCGCGACCGGTGACGCCGTTGCCGCCCTGCTCGAGGCCGCCGGCTACGAGGTGCAGCGCGAATACTACGTCAACGATGCCGGCAACCAGGTGGCCATGCTCGGCCGCTCCATCTGGGTGCGCTGTCGGGAACTGCAGGGCGAAACCCTGCCGTTTCCGGAGGACGGCTACAAGGGCGACTACGTGCGGGACATCGCCCGCTCGCTGCTCGCCGAGGGCCAGGCCGAACTGGCAGGGCTCGACGAGGCGCAGGCCATCGCCCTGTGCAGCGATTACGGCGTGCGGAAAATGACCGAGTGGATCGACGGCGACCTGCGCGAGTTCGGGGTGCATTTCGACAACTGGTACAGCGAGCGCACCCTCTATCAGCGCGACCTGGTCACCAAGGAACTGGGCAAGCTGCGGGAACGGGACCTGACCTTCGAGCAGGATGGCGCCCTGTGGCTGCGCACCACCGATTTCGGCGACGACAAAGACCGCGTTTTGCTGCGTTCCGGGGGCGAGCCGACCTATTTCGCTTCCGACGTTGCCTACCATATCGAAAAATTCGAGCGGGGCTTTGACAAGGTCATCGACGTCTGGGGCGCCGATCACCACGGATATGTGCCGCGCATGAAGGCGATGCTGGCCGGCCTCGGCCATCAGCCCGATGACCTCGAGGTGCTGATGATTCAGATGGTCAACCTGCTGCGGGACGGGCAGCCGGTAACCATGGGCAAGCGCTCCGGCGAGTTCGTGACCCTGCGCGAAGTCATCGACGAAGTGGGGCGGGATGCCTGCCGCTTCTTTTTCCTGACCCGGCGCTCGGACAGCCAACTCGATTTCGACCTGGCGCTGGCCAAGAAGCAGAGCAACGAAAACCCCGTGTTTTATGTCCAGTATGCCCATGCCCGGGTCTGCAGCATCAACCGCAATGCCGCCGACCAGGGAGTGCAGGCGCCGGCCATGGGCGAGGTCGATTTCGACCGCCTGGTTCTCGAGGAAGAACTGGCTCTGGCCAAGCTGCTGGCCCGTTACCCCGAGGTGGTGGAAGGGGCGGCCCGGGTGCTGGAGCCGCACCGTATCACCTTCTACCTGCAGGAGTTGGCCGCCCAGTTCCACAGCTACTACAACCGCCAGCGGGTTTTGAGCGATGACCTGGAAACCAGCCGCGCCCGGCTTTACCTGGTCAACAGTATCCGTATCGTCCTGAAAAACGCACTGCTTCTGCTGGGGGTTTCGGCACCGGAGCAAATGTAG
- a CDS encoding SPOR domain-containing protein yields MVRQVVTRTERRMEKKQALVLLFLVLGVSLVSFVLGVMVGRGGSDQPAPVAVAEERKPVPIAAEPPPAPPADPATPPAEAAAAAEAPAPAAEKGALTFFDTLPKGEQTPLGSGINRPPETKPAEEAPAAAATGSQPAKAETRPAPAVVETPSAPAAAMPAASAQGAYVVQVASFKDAADAQGLSGKLVAKGYQAFTQQADLGDKGVWHRVMVGPFADSQAAGQVVDRLKAQEKLSGLVKKR; encoded by the coding sequence ATGGTTCGACAAGTGGTGACCCGGACCGAGCGCCGGATGGAGAAGAAGCAGGCCCTGGTCCTGCTGTTCCTGGTTCTTGGAGTGTCCCTGGTGAGCTTCGTGCTGGGGGTGATGGTTGGGCGCGGCGGCTCGGACCAGCCGGCGCCCGTTGCGGTCGCCGAGGAGCGCAAGCCGGTGCCCATTGCCGCCGAGCCCCCGCCGGCGCCCCCCGCCGACCCGGCGACCCCGCCGGCTGAAGCAGCTGCGGCCGCGGAGGCCCCTGCGCCGGCCGCTGAAAAAGGGGCGTTGACCTTCTTCGACACCCTTCCCAAGGGGGAGCAGACCCCGCTGGGCAGCGGCATCAACCGCCCGCCAGAGACCAAACCCGCCGAGGAAGCCCCTGCCGCGGCGGCCACCGGCTCCCAGCCGGCCAAGGCCGAAACCCGTCCCGCCCCCGCCGTTGTCGAGACTCCCTCAGCCCCTGCAGCGGCCATGCCCGCGGCCAGCGCCCAGGGCGCCTACGTGGTGCAGGTGGCCTCCTTCAAGGACGCTGCCGACGCCCAGGGGCTGAGCGGCAAGCTCGTCGCCAAGGGCTACCAGGCGTTCACCCAGCAGGCGGACCTCGGCGACAAGGGGGTCTGGCATCGGGTCATGGTCGGCCCCTTTGCCGACAGCCAGGCCGCGGGCCAGGTCGTGGACCGGCTCAAGGCCCAGGAGAAGCTCTCCGGCCTGGTGAAGAAGCGTTGA
- a CDS encoding SDR family NAD(P)-dependent oxidoreductase, producing the protein MSGPKAEITSVLVTGGAGFIGSHLCQELLRLGRRVVILDNLNEFYASSLKLANLAAVRASAAAGRLAVLKGDIRSAADLERAFRALGDPQQGAVVHLAAMAGVRPSIEQPQLYHDVNIGGTLQVLEACRRFGVMRLVFASSSSVYGNNEKVPFAESDAVDYPISPYAATKKAGELLCHNYHHLYDISVACLRFFTVYGPRQRPDLAIHKFARLMRAGKPIPFFGDGTTRRDYTYITDTLQGVTGALEWLSGQSRPGYEIFNLGESRTVDLSTLVRLLGEALGCRPALERLPMQPGDVERTFADISKARATLGYDPQVAIEEGIGRFVDWFRNQG; encoded by the coding sequence TTGAGCGGGCCCAAGGCGGAAATCACCTCGGTCCTGGTCACCGGAGGTGCCGGCTTCATCGGCTCCCACCTCTGCCAGGAACTGCTGCGGCTGGGACGCAGGGTGGTGATCCTCGACAACCTGAACGAGTTTTATGCCTCTTCGCTCAAGTTGGCCAACCTCGCCGCGGTGCGCGCCTCGGCCGCTGCCGGAAGACTGGCGGTGCTCAAGGGGGACATCCGCTCGGCGGCGGATCTCGAACGGGCCTTCCGCGCCCTGGGGGACCCACAGCAGGGTGCCGTTGTCCACCTGGCCGCCATGGCCGGGGTGCGACCCTCCATCGAGCAGCCGCAGCTCTATCACGATGTCAACATCGGCGGCACCCTGCAGGTGCTCGAGGCCTGTCGCCGCTTCGGGGTGATGCGGCTGGTCTTCGCCTCCTCCTCTTCGGTGTACGGCAACAATGAAAAGGTGCCTTTTGCCGAGAGCGATGCCGTCGACTACCCCATCTCTCCCTATGCCGCGACCAAGAAGGCTGGGGAGCTGCTCTGCCACAACTACCATCACCTCTACGATATCTCCGTGGCCTGTCTGCGCTTTTTCACGGTCTACGGTCCCCGCCAGCGCCCGGACCTGGCCATTCACAAGTTCGCCCGGCTGATGCGGGCTGGCAAGCCCATTCCCTTTTTCGGCGACGGCACCACCCGGCGCGACTATACCTACATCACCGACACCCTGCAGGGGGTGACCGGCGCGCTGGAATGGCTGTCAGGGCAATCCCGCCCGGGCTACGAGATCTTCAACCTCGGTGAATCGCGCACCGTGGATCTCTCCACCCTGGTGCGGCTGCTCGGTGAGGCACTCGGTTGCCGACCCGCTCTCGAGCGTCTGCCCATGCAGCCGGGGGATGTCGAGCGCACCTTTGCGGATATCTCCAAGGCCCGTGCCACGCTCGGTTATGACCCACAGGTGGCCATTGAGGAGGGGATTGGGCGGTTTGTCGACTGGTTCCGGAACCAGGGGTGA